A single genomic interval of Methylobacterium bullatum harbors:
- the metQ_1 gene encoding D-methionine-binding lipoprotein MetQ encodes MPPLCTRRSLLGLATVMLALAGGPAHAEKPLRIGATPGPVGQTLAFAADLARKQGQNVEIVEFTDWVTPNEAVASGDIDANLFQHVPYLQNAIRSRGYKLVAVEGAIVLPVGLFSKTVTSLDTIPDGASVAIANDPVNAARGLRLLETAKLLTLKPGVGDEASVADIVANPKRLRILELEAAQLPRAMDDVTLAQVSFTYLIAAGGDPKTSLITDGVGDRRYTLSFVARPDNRDDPRLAAFIRSFRSAPVRDYIERTYKGFLEPVW; translated from the coding sequence ATGCCCCCGCTCTGTACCCGCCGCTCCCTCCTCGGCCTCGCGACCGTCATGCTCGCCCTGGCCGGCGGCCCCGCCCACGCCGAAAAGCCCCTGCGCATCGGCGCGACGCCGGGGCCGGTGGGGCAGACCCTGGCCTTCGCCGCCGATCTCGCGCGCAAGCAGGGGCAGAATGTCGAGATCGTCGAGTTCACCGATTGGGTGACGCCCAACGAGGCCGTGGCCTCGGGGGATATCGACGCCAACCTGTTCCAGCACGTGCCCTACCTTCAGAATGCGATCCGCTCGCGGGGCTACAAGCTGGTGGCGGTGGAGGGCGCGATCGTCCTGCCGGTGGGCCTGTTCTCGAAGACGGTGACCAGCCTCGACACGATTCCCGACGGCGCCTCGGTGGCCATCGCCAACGACCCCGTCAACGCGGCGCGGGGATTGCGCCTGCTGGAGACCGCCAAGCTGCTCACCCTGAAACCGGGCGTCGGCGACGAGGCCTCCGTCGCCGACATCGTCGCCAATCCGAAGCGCCTGCGGATCCTCGAACTCGAAGCGGCGCAATTGCCGCGCGCGATGGACGACGTGACCCTGGCGCAGGTCAGCTTCACCTACCTGATCGCCGCGGGCGGCGACCCCAAGACCTCCCTCATCACCGACGGGGTCGGGGACCGGCGCTACACGCTGAGCTTCGTCGCGCGGCCCGACAATCGCGACGATCCGCGTCTGGCCGCCTTCATCCGCAGCTTCCGCTCGGCGCCGGTGCGGGACTACATCGAGCGGACCTACAAGGGCTTTCTCGAGCCGGTCTGGTAG
- a CDS encoding hypothetical protein (SCO1 protein homolog), which translates to MSLLASHPMVPAKGAEPARRSSAELMDVLMWNREPVGGPFTLVDHEGRTRTETDFRGKLLLVYFGYTSCPDICPTDLMEIARALTLLGAEADSVQPLFVTLDPERDTVAHLAEYVPNFSPRLVGLTGDSASIRQAADAYRVYFERVVGANGEITIDHSAFIYLMDRSGTYLGFFPPGTSAERMLTIIRPHLGGLPVPP; encoded by the coding sequence ATGTCGCTCCTGGCCTCGCACCCCATGGTGCCGGCCAAGGGCGCTGAGCCGGCGCGACGCTCGTCGGCGGAGTTGATGGACGTGCTGATGTGGAACCGCGAGCCGGTGGGCGGACCCTTCACCCTCGTCGATCACGAGGGGCGCACACGCACCGAGACGGACTTTCGCGGCAAGCTCCTCTTGGTCTATTTCGGCTATACCTCGTGCCCCGACATCTGCCCGACCGACCTCATGGAGATCGCCCGCGCGCTCACCCTGCTGGGCGCGGAGGCCGATTCGGTCCAGCCGCTGTTCGTCACCCTCGATCCGGAACGGGACACCGTCGCGCATCTCGCCGAATACGTCCCGAACTTCTCGCCCCGGCTCGTCGGCCTGACGGGCGATTCCGCTTCCATCCGTCAGGCCGCCGATGCCTACCGGGTGTACTTCGAAAGGGTCGTGGGCGCGAACGGCGAGATCACGATCGACCATTCCGCCTTCATCTACCTGATGGACCGGTCGGGGACCTATCTCGGCTTCTTCCCGCCGGGCACCTCGGCCGAACGAATGCTGACGATCATCCGGCCGCATCTCGGGGGCCTGCCAGTTCCGCCGTGA
- the metN gene encoding Methionine import ATP-binding protein MetN, protein MPGIQIERGGDAVPPPPDALIRFEQVAKTYSTRDGAGVSALSGIDLSVTAGSVLGVIGRSGAGKSSLIRLINGLERPSAGRVSVGDAEVSSLDERALRRMRRGIGMIFQHFNLLSSRTVSGNIALPLEIEGRAKAAIRARVEELLALTGLEEQRDRYPAELSGGQKQRVGIARALATGPSVLLSDEATSALDPETTRSILALLRRINRELGLTIVLITHEMSVIRAVADRVAVLEAGRIVEQGDVFEVFTRPRAETTRTLLAGEMGLTLPAALRAGIETRPIAGGRAVLRIAFRGPHANDPIIARLARETGIDANILSGTVDEIAGQPFGSLTVGLQAGPDVVGRARAFLDAHGLVSDLLGYLPAHSAEARRVA, encoded by the coding sequence GTGCCTGGAATTCAGATCGAGCGCGGCGGCGATGCCGTCCCGCCGCCGCCGGATGCGCTGATCCGTTTCGAGCAGGTGGCGAAGACCTACTCCACCCGCGACGGCGCCGGCGTTTCGGCGCTCAGTGGGATCGACCTGTCGGTGACGGCCGGTTCGGTGCTGGGGGTGATCGGCCGCTCGGGTGCGGGGAAATCGAGCCTGATCCGGCTCATCAACGGGCTGGAACGCCCGAGCGCCGGTCGGGTCAGTGTCGGGGATGCGGAGGTCTCGTCCCTCGACGAGCGCGCGCTGCGCCGGATGCGCCGCGGCATCGGCATGATCTTTCAGCATTTCAACCTGCTCTCGTCCCGCACCGTCTCGGGCAACATCGCCCTGCCGTTGGAGATCGAGGGCCGGGCCAAGGCCGCGATCCGCGCCCGTGTCGAGGAATTGCTGGCCCTGACCGGGTTGGAGGAGCAGCGTGACCGCTACCCCGCCGAACTCTCGGGCGGCCAGAAGCAGCGGGTCGGCATCGCCCGGGCCCTGGCCACGGGGCCGAGCGTCCTTCTCTCCGACGAGGCCACCTCCGCCCTCGACCCCGAGACCACGCGGTCGATCCTGGCGCTGCTGCGCCGCATCAATCGCGAACTCGGCCTCACCATCGTGCTCATCACCCATGAGATGTCGGTGATCCGCGCCGTGGCGGACCGCGTCGCCGTGCTGGAGGCGGGTCGTATCGTCGAACAGGGCGACGTGTTCGAGGTCTTCACCCGCCCGCGGGCCGAGACGACCCGGACTCTCCTGGCCGGCGAGATGGGGCTGACCCTGCCGGCAGCACTCCGCGCCGGGATCGAGACCCGGCCGATCGCGGGAGGCAGGGCGGTCCTGCGGATCGCCTTCCGCGGGCCTCACGCCAACGACCCGATCATCGCACGGCTCGCGCGAGAGACCGGCATCGACGCCAACATCCTGTCCGGCACCGTCGACGAGATCGCAGGCCAACCCTTCGGCTCCCTCACGGTCGGCCTGCAAGCGGGGCCGGACGTGGTCGGCCGGGCACGCGCCTTCCTCGACGCCCACGGTCTCGTCTCCGATCTCCTCGGCTACCTGCCGGCCCACAGCGCGGAGGCTCGCCGTGTCGCCTGA
- the msrP_8 gene encoding Protein-methionine-sulfoxide reductase catalytic subunit MsrP, translated as MPSDTSRAPRRSSSRRGFLRLAGGAAGGIATAAHALDAGDPLAIPDWSRTPGAPSASPPYGRPSPYEPLGRRSRTPPAFPGASSTGTPLQHLHGIITPNGLHFERHHAGVPAIDPERHRLAIHGLVERPLILTMDDLVRMPSVSRIHFLECSGNTPWLGAKPGWTIQESHGLLSCAEWTGVELATLLDEVGVKPGAAWILAEGADAAGMTRSIPLDLARDGAILAYAQNGERLRPEQGYPLRLFVPGVEGNLSIKWLRRLKVGDQPFQTREETSKYTDLMPDGSARQFTFVMEAKSVITTPSGGEQLRTPGFREIRGLAWTGRGRIAGVEVSTDGGARWQAAALEGPILPRCLTRFRLPWRWEGGPAHLLSRATDETGYVQPPRAALVSVRGTQSFYHNNGITGWHIAAEGGVSHAV; from the coding sequence ATGCCGTCTGACACATCGCGCGCACCGCGCCGGTCTTCGAGCCGGCGCGGCTTCCTTCGGCTGGCCGGCGGCGCGGCGGGCGGAATCGCCACCGCCGCCCACGCCCTGGATGCGGGCGATCCCCTCGCCATCCCCGACTGGAGCCGGACGCCCGGAGCGCCCTCGGCCTCTCCCCCCTATGGCCGGCCCTCGCCCTACGAGCCTCTGGGGCGCCGATCGCGGACGCCGCCGGCCTTTCCCGGCGCCTCCTCCACCGGCACGCCGCTTCAGCACCTGCACGGCATCATCACGCCCAATGGGCTGCATTTCGAGCGCCACCATGCCGGGGTGCCGGCCATCGACCCGGAGCGTCACCGGCTGGCGATCCACGGCCTCGTGGAACGCCCGCTGATCCTGACCATGGACGATCTCGTACGGATGCCGTCGGTCTCGCGCATCCATTTCCTCGAATGCTCGGGCAACACGCCGTGGCTCGGGGCCAAGCCGGGCTGGACCATCCAGGAAAGCCACGGTCTCCTCTCCTGCGCCGAATGGACCGGGGTCGAACTGGCGACTCTCCTCGACGAAGTCGGGGTGAAACCCGGCGCCGCATGGATCCTGGCGGAGGGCGCGGACGCCGCCGGGATGACCCGGAGCATTCCCCTCGACCTCGCGCGGGACGGCGCGATCCTGGCCTATGCCCAGAACGGGGAGCGGCTCCGCCCGGAACAGGGCTACCCCCTGCGGCTGTTCGTACCGGGGGTCGAGGGGAATCTCAGCATCAAGTGGCTGCGCCGGCTCAAGGTCGGGGACCAGCCGTTCCAGACCCGCGAGGAAACCTCGAAATACACGGACCTGATGCCGGACGGGTCGGCACGGCAGTTCACCTTCGTGATGGAAGCCAAATCCGTCATCACCACGCCGTCGGGCGGCGAACAGTTGCGCACGCCCGGTTTTCGCGAGATCCGCGGCCTCGCCTGGACGGGGCGCGGCCGCATCGCGGGTGTCGAGGTCTCCACCGATGGCGGTGCGCGCTGGCAGGCGGCCGCCCTGGAGGGTCCGATCCTGCCCAGATGCCTCACCCGTTTCCGGCTCCCCTGGCGCTGGGAGGGCGGCCCGGCGCATCTGCTCAGCCGGGCCACCGACGAGACGGGCTACGTCCAGCCGCCGCGTGCGGCGCTGGTCTCGGTCCGGGGCACCCAATCCTTCTACCACAACAACGGAATCACCGGCTGGCACATCGCCGCCGAGGGGGGGGTGAGCCATGCGGTTTAG
- the ssuA_6 gene encoding Putative aliphatic sulfonates-binding protein codes for MTITRRRVPGLLLALGASLAALTGAVAEEAAPKEFRIGYQKIGLIVVARQQGVIEKRLAAQGTKVQWVEFQAGPPLLEALSAGSIDFGYTGDAPPIFSQAAGGNLVYVSAAAPSGDGEAILVKEASPIRSVADLKGKKVAFGRGTSAHNLLIAALEKAGLTFADITPAYLTPADAGSAFANDSVDAWSIWDPYFAVGQARSKTRILATSGQTLDVSAYFLANRTFADKHPGIIVHSLAGLSEAAAWADGHRDEVAKALNAVTGIPYEIQKVAADRTQFGVRPLTDAILSGQQATADRFHRLGLIPRAIQVRDAVWTPPRT; via the coding sequence GTGACGATTACCAGACGCCGCGTGCCGGGCCTGCTCCTCGCGCTCGGAGCCAGCCTCGCCGCCCTCACCGGCGCCGTCGCCGAGGAGGCCGCGCCGAAGGAGTTCCGGATCGGCTACCAGAAGATCGGCCTCATCGTCGTCGCGCGGCAGCAGGGGGTGATCGAGAAGCGCCTCGCCGCGCAGGGGACCAAGGTGCAGTGGGTCGAGTTCCAGGCCGGGCCTCCCCTGCTCGAAGCCCTGAGCGCGGGCAGCATCGATTTCGGCTATACCGGAGACGCGCCGCCGATCTTCTCGCAGGCGGCGGGCGGCAACCTCGTCTATGTCAGCGCCGCGGCGCCTTCTGGCGACGGCGAGGCGATCCTGGTCAAGGAGGCTTCGCCGATCCGGTCAGTCGCCGACCTGAAGGGCAAGAAGGTCGCGTTCGGTCGCGGCACGAGCGCGCACAACCTCCTCATCGCCGCCCTGGAGAAGGCCGGCCTGACCTTCGCGGACATCACGCCCGCCTACCTCACGCCGGCGGATGCGGGCTCGGCCTTCGCCAACGACAGCGTCGACGCGTGGTCGATCTGGGACCCCTATTTCGCCGTGGGGCAGGCGCGGAGCAAGACCAGAATCCTGGCGACCTCCGGCCAGACCCTCGACGTATCGGCCTACTTTCTGGCGAACAGAACCTTCGCCGACAAGCATCCGGGCATCATCGTCCATAGTCTGGCGGGTCTCTCCGAGGCGGCCGCCTGGGCCGACGGGCACCGCGACGAGGTGGCCAAGGCGCTGAACGCCGTGACGGGTATCCCCTACGAGATCCAGAAGGTCGCGGCGGACCGCACCCAGTTCGGGGTCCGGCCCCTCACCGACGCGATCCTCTCGGGGCAACAGGCGACGGCCGACCGCTTCCACCGTCTCGGGCTCATCCCCCGTGCCATTCAGGTGCGTGACGCCGTCTGGACCCCGCCGCGCACCTGA
- the metI gene encoding D-methionine transport system permease protein MetI, which produces MSPEMIRLLLQATGDTLSMVAVAAVLGTLFGLPLGVFLATSRRGELLAAPWLNGVLGLVVNATRSTPFIILVVAIIPFTRLIAGTSIGMWAATVPLTVAATPFIARLVEAAIREVDAGLVEAARAFGAGPLTIIRKVLIPEALPGILLGLTLAVVSLLGYSAMVGAVGGGGLGDLGIRYGYQRFRPEMMLAVVVVLIVLVQAVQTVGERLASRLNRRIRRA; this is translated from the coding sequence GTGTCGCCTGAAATGATCCGCCTGCTGCTCCAGGCCACCGGCGACACCCTGTCCATGGTGGCTGTGGCGGCCGTTCTCGGCACGCTGTTCGGCCTTCCTCTCGGCGTCTTCCTGGCGACCAGCCGGCGCGGGGAATTGCTCGCCGCGCCCTGGCTCAACGGCGTGCTGGGCCTCGTCGTCAATGCCACCCGCTCGACGCCCTTCATCATTCTGGTGGTGGCCATCATCCCCTTCACCCGCCTCATCGCCGGAACCTCCATCGGGATGTGGGCCGCCACGGTGCCGCTGACGGTGGCGGCGACCCCCTTCATCGCCCGCCTCGTGGAGGCGGCGATCCGTGAGGTCGATGCCGGGCTGGTGGAGGCGGCGCGCGCCTTCGGGGCCGGCCCACTCACCATCATCCGCAAGGTGCTGATCCCGGAGGCTCTGCCCGGCATCCTCCTCGGCCTGACCCTCGCGGTGGTGTCGCTCCTCGGCTACTCGGCCATGGTCGGCGCCGTCGGCGGCGGGGGGCTGGGCGATCTCGGCATCCGCTACGGCTACCAGCGCTTCCGGCCCGAGATGATGCTGGCCGTCGTCGTCGTGCTGATCGTGCTGGTCCAGGCGGTCCAGACCGTCGGTGAGCGTCTGGCCAGCCGGCTCAACCGGCGCATCCGCCGGGCGTGA
- the metQ_2 gene encoding Methionine-binding lipoprotein MetQ — MPLNRRALLGGTLPLLGGTLALLTASTARAAAPLKVVASSVPHAEILTYVQDKLAPDLPLRIIEISGDIRPNRLVLDGDADANFFQHVPYLRSEEAELGTRFAVTASVHVEPLGLYSRRIRSLADLPKGATVALSNNVTNFSRGLKLLQESGLIRLRPGGDGTFATAGDIAENPKSLSFVEVAPPQLPRSLDDVALAVINGNYALESGLDPAKDALGLERAEGNPYANVLVTTEALAQDARILTLSSLLQSAEVAGFIRERYRGAVIPVRGA; from the coding sequence ATGCCCCTGAACCGTCGCGCCCTGCTGGGCGGAACCCTTCCCCTGCTGGGCGGAACCCTCGCCCTGCTCACGGCCTCCACGGCCCGGGCGGCGGCACCGCTCAAGGTGGTCGCCTCCTCGGTGCCGCATGCCGAGATCCTGACCTACGTCCAGGACAAGCTCGCTCCGGACCTGCCCCTGCGGATCATCGAGATCAGCGGGGACATCCGCCCGAACCGCCTCGTTCTCGATGGCGACGCCGACGCCAACTTCTTCCAGCACGTGCCTTATCTGCGCAGCGAGGAGGCCGAACTCGGCACTCGCTTCGCCGTGACGGCGAGCGTGCATGTGGAGCCCCTCGGGCTCTATTCGCGCCGTATCCGCAGCCTCGCCGACCTGCCGAAGGGGGCGACCGTCGCCTTGTCCAACAACGTCACCAATTTCAGCCGCGGCTTGAAACTCCTGCAGGAGAGCGGCCTCATCCGTCTTCGGCCCGGCGGCGACGGCACCTTCGCCACGGCGGGCGACATCGCCGAGAACCCGAAATCCTTGAGCTTCGTCGAGGTGGCGCCGCCGCAATTGCCGCGCTCCCTCGACGACGTGGCCCTCGCGGTCATCAACGGCAACTACGCCCTCGAATCCGGGCTCGACCCCGCCAAGGATGCCCTCGGGCTGGAGCGGGCGGAGGGCAACCCCTACGCCAACGTGCTGGTGACGACAGAGGCCCTGGCCCAGGATGCGCGCATCCTGACGCTCTCCTCCCTCCTGCAATCGGCGGAGGTCGCCGGCTTCATCCGCGAGCGCTATCGCGGCGCGGTGATCCCCGTGAGAGGCGCCTGA
- the ssuC_8 gene encoding Putative aliphatic sulfonates transport permease protein SsuC: MTTLDPIASLSLPGAGVPARRVPPKAVSPSLSRHTAQAGFGPYGLFVISWLAPVALLVAWEVLARAGWISPQVLPAPSKVLATAWKLTLNGSLLIDLGTSLLRAAVGFAIGGGIGFALGTLVGFSRLAEAAIDRSVQMIRAIPFLALLPLVIVWFGVGESQKIFLVALGVAFPIYINTVLGIRQVDPKLVELGRVRNLSPIQLIRRIILPGALPSILTGIRYALATAWLALVVAETIGAQSGLGFLAMDAREFLRTDVIVLAIVLYALIGIAADSIARHLERSLLAWHPNFGDRR, translated from the coding sequence GTGACCACCCTCGACCCCATCGCGAGTCTGTCCCTGCCGGGAGCTGGCGTCCCGGCCCGGCGGGTGCCGCCGAAGGCCGTCTCCCCCTCCCTCTCGCGCCACACCGCACAGGCCGGGTTCGGCCCCTACGGTCTTTTCGTCATCTCCTGGCTCGCCCCCGTCGCCCTCTTGGTGGCCTGGGAAGTCCTCGCCCGTGCCGGCTGGATCTCGCCGCAGGTGCTTCCGGCGCCGAGCAAGGTTCTGGCGACCGCCTGGAAGCTGACGCTGAACGGTTCGCTGCTCATCGATCTCGGCACCAGCCTGCTGCGCGCGGCGGTGGGCTTTGCCATCGGCGGCGGCATCGGTTTCGCGCTCGGAACCCTGGTCGGGTTTTCCCGTCTCGCGGAGGCGGCCATCGACCGGAGCGTCCAGATGATCCGCGCCATCCCGTTCCTCGCCCTGCTGCCCCTGGTCATCGTGTGGTTCGGCGTCGGCGAGAGCCAGAAGATCTTCCTCGTGGCGCTGGGCGTCGCCTTTCCGATCTACATCAACACCGTGCTCGGCATCCGGCAGGTGGACCCGAAGCTCGTCGAACTCGGCCGGGTCCGGAACCTCTCTCCGATCCAGCTGATCCGCCGCATCATCCTGCCCGGTGCCCTGCCCTCGATCCTCACGGGCATCCGCTATGCCCTGGCGACGGCCTGGCTCGCCCTGGTGGTGGCCGAGACGATCGGCGCGCAATCCGGCCTCGGCTTCCTCGCGATGGATGCCCGCGAGTTCCTGCGCACCGACGTGATCGTGCTCGCCATCGTGCTCTATGCGCTGATCGGCATCGCCGCCGATTCCATCGCCCGGCACCTGGAGCGCTCGCTCCTCGCCTGGCACCCGAATTTCGGGGACCGCCGATGA
- the ssuB_6 gene encoding Aliphatic sulfonates import ATP-binding protein SsuB: MSRAHAGTAVTAPTPSRPVVVVTDLTRAYGSRVVIDGLNLVIERGEFVALLGESGCGKTTLLRALAGLDPVDHGRIDAPGEAAVVFQEHRLLPWDSLWRNVALGLPDRGARERAAAALSEVGLGHRLDDWPRNLSGGQAQRVALARALVQEPELLLLDEPFAALDALTRIRMHGLVKELVARHRPGVLLVTHDVDEAISLADRVLVMRAGIIAAEHRLDGSGDRVALRLRLLAELGVHAEPEPD, translated from the coding sequence ATGAGCCGCGCGCATGCCGGAACGGCCGTCACCGCGCCAACTCCCTCGCGTCCCGTCGTCGTCGTCACCGACCTCACCCGCGCCTACGGTTCGCGCGTCGTCATCGACGGCCTGAACCTCGTCATCGAGCGCGGTGAGTTCGTCGCCCTGTTGGGCGAGAGCGGTTGCGGCAAGACCACCCTGCTGCGCGCCCTGGCGGGGCTCGATCCCGTCGATCACGGCCGCATCGACGCGCCGGGGGAGGCCGCCGTCGTCTTCCAGGAGCATCGGCTGCTGCCGTGGGACAGCCTCTGGCGGAACGTGGCGCTGGGCCTGCCGGACCGGGGGGCCCGGGAGCGCGCCGCCGCCGCGCTCTCCGAGGTCGGGCTCGGGCACCGCCTCGACGATTGGCCGCGCAATCTCTCCGGCGGTCAGGCCCAGCGCGTGGCCCTGGCCCGCGCGCTCGTGCAGGAGCCGGAACTGCTGCTGCTCGATGAGCCTTTCGCGGCCCTCGACGCGCTGACCCGCATCCGCATGCACGGGCTCGTCAAGGAACTCGTGGCCCGCCACCGGCCCGGCGTTCTCCTCGTCACCCACGATGTCGACGAGGCCATCTCGCTTGCTGACCGCGTGCTGGTGATGCGGGCGGGGATCATCGCCGCCGAGCACCGGCTCGACGGCTCCGGCGATCGGGTGGCCCTCCGCCTCCGCCTCCTCGCCGAACTCGGCGTTCACGCCGAACCCGAGCCCGACTGA
- the ssuC_7 gene encoding Putative aliphatic sulfonates transport permease protein SsuC: protein MSNASLAGRPLVPPIRPEYDHVLAPFVEVPVERVLPFSTRLWQQDWLRKGLIIVALVLVWEGLARWQDNDLLLPGFGATMSALMEGLVNGELLDRVRISLVVLLQGYLAGIVLAFLLTTLAVSTQFGRDLLSTLTAMFNPLPAIALLPLALLWFGLGSGSLIFVLIHSVVWPMALNTYAGFQGVPETLRMAGRNYGLRGPSYVIQILIPAALPAILSGLKIGWAFAWRTLIAAELVFGASSGRGGLGWYIFQNRNELYTDRVFAGLVLVVVIGLVIENVVFAAFERLTVRRWGMAR, encoded by the coding sequence ATGAGCAATGCCAGTCTCGCGGGCCGGCCCCTCGTGCCGCCGATCCGACCGGAATACGACCATGTGCTCGCCCCCTTCGTCGAGGTGCCGGTGGAACGGGTTCTGCCGTTCTCGACCCGGCTCTGGCAGCAGGATTGGCTGCGCAAGGGCCTGATCATCGTCGCCCTCGTCCTCGTCTGGGAGGGGCTGGCGCGCTGGCAGGACAACGACCTGCTGCTGCCCGGTTTCGGCGCCACCATGTCCGCCCTGATGGAGGGCCTCGTGAACGGCGAACTGCTGGACCGGGTGCGGATCTCCCTCGTCGTGCTGCTGCAGGGGTATCTCGCCGGAATCGTCCTGGCCTTTCTGCTGACCACGCTGGCCGTCTCGACCCAGTTCGGCCGCGACCTGCTCTCGACTCTGACGGCGATGTTCAACCCGCTGCCGGCGATCGCCCTGCTGCCGCTGGCCCTGCTCTGGTTCGGCCTCGGTTCCGGCAGCCTGATCTTCGTCCTCATCCATTCTGTGGTGTGGCCGATGGCGCTCAACACCTATGCGGGCTTTCAGGGCGTGCCCGAAACCTTGCGCATGGCCGGGCGCAACTACGGCCTGCGCGGCCCGTCCTACGTGATCCAGATCCTCATCCCCGCCGCGCTGCCGGCGATCCTGTCCGGCCTCAAGATCGGATGGGCCTTCGCCTGGCGGACGCTGATCGCGGCCGAGCTCGTCTTCGGCGCCTCCTCGGGGCGCGGCGGCCTCGGCTGGTACATCTTCCAGAACCGCAACGAACTCTACACGGACCGCGTCTTTGCCGGCCTCGTCCTCGTCGTCGTCATCGGCCTTGTCATCGAGAACGTGGTGTTCGCGGCGTTCGAGCGGCTCACCGTGCGGCGCTGGGGCATGGCGCGTTGA
- the cmpD_3 gene encoding Bicarbonate transport ATP-binding protein CmpD: MNFAAPRSDFAIAGHPEPRIQASARREEARARSPIAADASPLLRIKGVTLEYRTPERVVRATHRIDLDIHQGDRFVLLGPSGCGKSTLLKAAAGFIRPVEGEITLGGVPVREPGPDRIVVFQEFDQLPPWKTVAQNVAFPLRAARALGRREAAERARHYIDKVGLTRFADSYPHQLSGGMKQRVAIARALAMQPKVLMMDEPFAALDALTRRRMQEELLSLWDEARFTLLFVTHSIEEALVVGNRVALLSPHPGRVRAEFNSHAFDLTSIGSRDFQDAVQRLHSRLFEAAPESRASTEASA; the protein is encoded by the coding sequence ATGAATTTCGCAGCCCCCCGCTCCGACTTTGCCATAGCCGGGCATCCGGAACCCCGCATACAGGCTTCCGCCCGGCGTGAGGAAGCGCGCGCCCGTTCCCCGATCGCGGCCGACGCATCGCCGCTGTTGCGGATCAAGGGTGTGACGCTCGAATACCGCACGCCGGAGCGGGTGGTGCGCGCCACCCATCGCATCGACCTCGATATCCACCAGGGGGATCGCTTCGTCCTGCTCGGGCCGTCCGGCTGCGGCAAGTCCACCCTGCTCAAGGCCGCAGCCGGCTTCATTCGCCCCGTGGAGGGGGAGATCACCCTTGGCGGTGTGCCCGTGCGCGAGCCCGGCCCCGACCGGATCGTGGTGTTCCAGGAATTCGACCAATTGCCGCCCTGGAAGACCGTCGCCCAGAACGTCGCCTTCCCCTTGCGCGCGGCCCGCGCCCTCGGCCGGCGCGAGGCCGCCGAGCGGGCGCGGCACTACATCGACAAGGTCGGGCTGACGCGCTTTGCCGACAGCTACCCGCACCAGCTCTCGGGCGGCATGAAGCAGCGCGTGGCGATCGCCCGGGCGCTGGCGATGCAGCCGAAGGTCCTGATGATGGACGAGCCCTTCGCGGCCCTCGACGCCCTGACCCGGCGCCGGATGCAGGAGGAATTGCTGTCCCTCTGGGACGAGGCTCGCTTCACCCTGCTCTTCGTCACCCATTCCATCGAGGAGGCCCTCGTGGTCGGCAACCGCGTGGCGCTGCTCTCGCCCCATCCGGGCCGGGTGCGGGCCGAGTTCAACAGCCATGCGTTCGATCTGACCAGCATCGGGAGCCGCGATTTTCAGGACGCGGTGCAGCGACTGCACAGCCGCCTGTTCGAGGCCGCACCCGAAAGCCGCGCATCTACGGAGGCCTCCGCATGA